One Vibrio penaeicida DNA segment encodes these proteins:
- a CDS encoding c-type cytochrome, whose translation MKKIIGLALVLLGLYANVALGADIEAGKAKAVTCTACHGANGISPTDLYPNLAGQKAGYLVKQMKAFKDGTRKEPTMNAMVAVLSDQDMEDLAAFYASMK comes from the coding sequence ATGAAAAAAATAATTGGGCTGGCGCTGGTACTTTTAGGGCTGTATGCCAACGTAGCTCTGGGCGCAGACATTGAGGCTGGAAAAGCCAAAGCAGTAACCTGTACCGCGTGTCATGGTGCAAATGGTATTTCACCTACGGATTTGTATCCGAACTTGGCTGGTCAAAAAGCGGGGTATTTGGTGAAGCAAATGAAAGCTTTTAAAGATGGAACGCGAAAAGAGCCAACCATGAATGCGATGGTGGCTGTGCTTAGTGATCAAGATATGGAGGACCTTGCAGCATTCTATGCATCGATGAAATAA